In a single window of the Renibacterium salmoninarum ATCC 33209 genome:
- a CDS encoding TIGR01906 family membrane protein: MSEKAKPTSDQPEKSKAAVPSAEELARDLAAENTAQKPEPAFDWMSAGLSKAAKPAEVPASNQLTEPVAPAEPVKMKPPVPGQPVEPMRPASTLPAALKTEVPTETTMLAVRPPEDEVDRRHAERAQAAETKAILPRFWQILVAVFFPFVLLLLAIRVIAMPLFAWIEYNRPGFPADSFGFNTEERVTYGSYAVDYLNNFTGPKYLAGLVGSDGRPLFGSGEVSHMVDVKGVYMIAMLAGLVLLIAMIVGIIYLAKRSVGGVRRSLFAGSAATLVIIIGLGVFALLGWERFFTDFHQLFFANGTWTFRLSDTLIRLFPEQFWTDSGGTIGVLVLLVASLTFAFSWPTKRRRELAAAAKRRPQGRRAAL, translated from the coding sequence GTGAGTGAAAAAGCAAAGCCGACATCCGACCAGCCTGAAAAGTCGAAAGCCGCAGTGCCTTCGGCCGAAGAACTGGCGCGAGATCTGGCCGCGGAAAATACTGCACAAAAGCCGGAGCCGGCTTTTGACTGGATGAGCGCTGGCCTGTCAAAGGCCGCCAAACCAGCGGAAGTACCTGCTTCAAATCAGCTCACTGAGCCAGTCGCTCCTGCTGAGCCAGTCAAGATGAAACCGCCAGTGCCGGGCCAGCCCGTGGAACCGATGCGCCCGGCAAGCACTTTACCGGCGGCGCTAAAAACGGAAGTCCCTACCGAGACAACGATGTTGGCGGTTCGACCGCCCGAGGACGAGGTTGATCGTCGGCACGCGGAACGGGCGCAAGCTGCTGAAACCAAGGCGATTTTGCCGAGATTCTGGCAGATTCTGGTCGCGGTATTTTTTCCATTTGTTTTGTTGTTGCTAGCCATCCGCGTTATTGCGATGCCGCTTTTCGCCTGGATTGAATACAACCGCCCCGGATTCCCTGCGGACAGTTTTGGCTTTAACACCGAAGAACGAGTTACTTACGGTTCTTACGCAGTTGATTACCTCAACAATTTTACCGGCCCTAAGTATTTGGCCGGTTTAGTAGGCAGCGATGGTCGTCCGCTCTTCGGCTCCGGCGAAGTCAGCCATATGGTGGATGTCAAAGGCGTCTACATGATTGCGATGCTTGCCGGCCTGGTGCTGCTGATTGCCATGATCGTCGGCATTATTTATCTCGCGAAACGCAGCGTCGGTGGGGTACGCCGGAGCTTGTTTGCCGGATCCGCGGCGACTTTAGTCATCATTATTGGCCTAGGAGTCTTCGCGCTTCTCGGCTGGGAGCGTTTCTTTACCGACTTCCACCAGTTGTTCTTCGCCAATGGCACTTGGACGTTCCGGCTATCAGATACTTTGATCAGACTCTTTCCAGAACAATTCTGGACAGATTCCGGCGGCACCATCGGAGTCCTAGTCTTGTTGGTGGCTTCGTTGACGTTCGCCTTTAGTTGGCCAACCAAACGCCGTCGTGAGCTGGCCGCCGCGGCCAAGCGTCGTCCGCAAGGCCGCCGCGCCGCCCTCTAA
- a CDS encoding stage II sporulation protein M yields MDLDAFTAVHRQEWERLRQLSAKRRLNGEEADELLRLYQSVSSQLSLVRSVAPEGALSASLSTLLASARTKFTGAHSNALEDLAVFFVATLPAAFYRIRWLTLVVAAVFLLIATFYGIWAGSNPDVLRAMGSDAQWRQYAEKNFVDYYSNNPAASFAGQVWTNNAWIAAQCVAFGVTGLWVPYAIYGNAESAGMAAAVMFSYGRGDVFFSYILPHGLMELTAIFIAAAAGLRIFWSWVAPGPQRRLTALAQEGRSLMTVAFGLVLVLLVSGIVEGFVTPSSLPVWAKITIGALVLAGYWCYTLILGRRAFRAGVRGDLAQQDVGAVLPTR; encoded by the coding sequence GTGGATCTTGATGCCTTCACCGCAGTACACCGCCAAGAGTGGGAGCGGCTTAGACAGCTCAGTGCCAAGCGACGGCTGAACGGCGAAGAAGCCGATGAATTGTTACGGCTTTACCAATCCGTTTCGAGCCAGCTCTCGCTGGTGCGCTCAGTGGCACCCGAGGGTGCGCTCTCTGCGTCGCTGTCGACGCTACTGGCCAGCGCGCGGACTAAGTTCACCGGAGCGCACTCCAACGCGCTGGAAGACCTTGCTGTGTTCTTTGTGGCAACCCTTCCCGCAGCCTTTTATCGGATTCGCTGGCTCACGCTTGTGGTAGCTGCTGTTTTCCTCTTGATTGCGACCTTCTACGGCATTTGGGCGGGTAGTAATCCCGATGTGTTGCGTGCCATGGGCAGCGATGCGCAGTGGCGACAATACGCCGAAAAGAACTTTGTAGACTACTACTCAAATAACCCGGCGGCATCATTTGCCGGACAAGTGTGGACTAATAATGCTTGGATTGCTGCGCAATGTGTTGCCTTTGGTGTCACGGGGCTTTGGGTGCCTTATGCGATTTACGGCAACGCCGAAAGCGCCGGTATGGCCGCGGCCGTGATGTTCAGCTACGGCCGGGGAGACGTCTTTTTCAGCTACATTCTGCCGCATGGTCTGATGGAACTTACCGCGATTTTCATTGCTGCTGCGGCGGGGTTGCGGATCTTCTGGTCGTGGGTTGCCCCTGGCCCGCAGCGCAGGCTGACCGCGCTTGCCCAAGAAGGACGGTCGCTTATGACCGTGGCTTTCGGCCTGGTATTGGTGCTCCTGGTCTCGGGCATTGTGGAAGGCTTCGTGACGCCGTCGTCATTGCCAGTTTGGGCGAAAATCACTATCGGAGCGTTAGTGTTGGCCGGGTATTGGTGCTATACGCTGATTCTGGGCAGACGAGCCTTCAGAGCGGGCGTTCGCGGCGATTTGGCGCAGCAAGACGTTGGAGCAGTGCTGCCCACTCGGTAG
- a CDS encoding RDD family protein, translating to MTSIVTGEAVVLELRPASFAARALGTIIDMIGSIIALLLTVYLVFWAFRNIDRAAATAIVLSLMVLFMVVVPASVETITRGKSLGKYAMGLRVVRDDGGAIRFRHAFIRSIVGYLELYLTIGSVAFLCSLFNERSKRLGDMLAGTYAMRERVPSAPVLQLSTPGYLLTWAEHADIGRLPDGLARRISQFMYQAAKMAPASRELLARNLAQEASAFVSPPPPAGTMPDAF from the coding sequence ATGACATCAATCGTCACGGGCGAGGCCGTGGTTCTAGAACTACGGCCAGCGTCTTTTGCTGCGCGCGCGTTGGGCACCATTATTGACATGATTGGCTCGATTATCGCACTGTTGTTGACCGTGTATCTGGTTTTCTGGGCGTTTCGAAACATCGATCGGGCCGCGGCAACCGCGATTGTGCTGAGCTTAATGGTGTTATTCATGGTGGTAGTGCCAGCAAGCGTCGAGACCATCACGCGCGGAAAGTCATTGGGCAAGTATGCAATGGGGCTGCGGGTTGTGCGCGACGACGGCGGCGCTATCCGATTCCGGCACGCATTTATTCGCAGCATCGTAGGTTATTTGGAGCTGTACCTCACGATTGGTTCAGTCGCGTTTTTATGCTCACTATTCAACGAGCGGTCGAAACGCCTCGGTGACATGTTGGCGGGCACCTACGCAATGCGCGAACGAGTCCCCTCGGCGCCAGTGTTGCAACTCAGTACGCCAGGCTATTTGCTCACCTGGGCAGAGCACGCTGATATCGGCCGCCTTCCGGACGGTCTTGCGCGGAGGATCTCTCAGTTCATGTATCAAGCGGCAAAAATGGCACCCGCATCGCGAGAGCTGCTTGCGCGGAACCTGGCCCAGGAGGCCTCAGCCTTTGTTTCGCCGCCACCGCCGGCCGGCACGATGCCGGATGCTTTTTAG
- a CDS encoding L,D-transpeptidase, with protein sequence MSESSGNSSNTEQGKKSRKGWKIGVIVAICAVVGAGGIGAVAAVPWANAKINASEQNSSANTSAKPTADAKPIEWGTTPTNGAVQVNPVTPAVIKAINGTIKTVSLIDNKTGLAVPGTLSADKSTWTATGPLNFDTSYNYTFTGVDAADRETSKTQSFSTVPAANEADAVSYVRDGGNIGAGQPVQLTFSEPVLNKVAVENAIKITTSAGQVGAFRWIGDKVVRFRPEAFWTANSVVTIDIKLLGVDFGNGQIGNFNKTMIMNVGDKRVLVADATNHVANLFINDQLVRTMPVTMGDTRFPSAAGYLVMMDKQKEAVFKADTIGLKPGNPAYYGTLNVSNAIRISNSGEFVHQTAPGGYASLGVANISHGCVGLGPDDAAWLFDTMTTGDPVQVINTEGPQTDLDDGFGDWNIPWAQYAFRG encoded by the coding sequence ATGTCGGAAAGTTCAGGGAATTCGAGTAACACTGAACAAGGCAAAAAGAGCCGCAAGGGCTGGAAGATCGGTGTCATCGTAGCGATCTGCGCCGTTGTAGGTGCAGGTGGCATTGGTGCCGTGGCTGCTGTGCCGTGGGCTAATGCGAAAATCAATGCCAGCGAGCAAAACTCTTCCGCGAACACATCGGCAAAGCCAACGGCAGACGCGAAACCGATTGAGTGGGGTACCACGCCGACTAACGGTGCAGTTCAAGTTAATCCAGTAACTCCTGCCGTGATCAAAGCGATCAATGGCACGATCAAAACAGTTAGCTTGATCGACAATAAGACCGGTCTCGCAGTACCTGGCACGCTCAGTGCAGATAAGTCCACCTGGACCGCCACCGGTCCGCTGAATTTCGACACTAGTTACAACTACACCTTTACCGGTGTTGACGCCGCGGACCGAGAGACTTCCAAAACCCAGTCTTTCAGCACAGTGCCGGCCGCGAATGAGGCAGACGCGGTGAGTTACGTCCGCGACGGAGGCAACATCGGGGCGGGCCAGCCTGTCCAATTGACCTTCAGCGAACCGGTGCTCAATAAAGTCGCCGTCGAGAATGCCATTAAGATCACCACCTCGGCAGGGCAGGTTGGCGCGTTCCGTTGGATCGGTGACAAGGTGGTGAGATTCCGCCCTGAGGCGTTTTGGACCGCAAATAGCGTAGTCACGATCGATATTAAGCTGCTCGGGGTGGACTTTGGCAACGGTCAAATTGGCAATTTTAATAAGACGATGATCATGAATGTTGGCGATAAGCGCGTTCTCGTTGCCGACGCCACCAACCATGTGGCAAACCTTTTCATCAATGACCAATTGGTACGAACCATGCCAGTGACTATGGGCGACACTCGCTTCCCCTCTGCTGCAGGTTATTTGGTGATGATGGACAAGCAGAAAGAAGCAGTATTCAAAGCTGACACCATCGGCTTGAAGCCCGGTAACCCGGCCTACTACGGCACGCTGAACGTCTCTAATGCAATTCGCATCAGCAACAGTGGTGAATTCGTGCATCAGACGGCACCTGGTGGTTACGCCAGTTTGGGCGTGGCTAATATTTCACATGGTTGCGTTGGGTTGGGCCCAGATGACGCAGCCTGGCTCTTTGACACCATGACAACCGGTGACCCGGTTCAGGTAATAAATACCGAAGGCCCTCAGACTGATCTGGATGACGGCTTTGGTGACTGGAATATCCCGTGGGCGCAGTACGCCTTCCGCGGCTAA